The following are encoded together in the Roseivirga misakiensis genome:
- a CDS encoding glycerophosphodiester phosphodiesterase family protein → MKRLFYITCLIFFGSLTQAQTLDIQGHRGARGLLPENTIPAFIRAIEEGVSTLELDVVITKDKQVVVSHEPYMSSGICSKPDGTAVASAESKSLNIYQMTYEQVARFDCGSRGNRRFPEQQKMSVGKPLLKDLINTVEKYLTDHNLPKLSYNIEIKSSEKGDNEFHPGVGEFSQLVYALTTGMLPKDRFTIQSFDFRVLNHWHEAYPDITLVALIENTKGVESNLKALGFIPDIYSPNYRLLSKKAVELCHQKGMKVVPWTVNTLAVMKRLVAMGVDGLITDYPDRAKGL, encoded by the coding sequence ATGAAGAGACTCTTTTATATAACCTGCCTAATCTTTTTCGGGAGTTTAACCCAGGCACAAACGCTCGACATTCAAGGGCATAGGGGTGCCAGAGGACTATTGCCAGAAAATACTATTCCTGCCTTTATCAGAGCAATAGAAGAGGGCGTATCGACACTTGAACTGGATGTAGTGATTACAAAAGATAAACAGGTGGTTGTTTCTCATGAGCCTTATATGTCTTCGGGTATTTGCAGTAAACCAGACGGTACTGCTGTCGCATCGGCTGAAAGCAAAAGCTTGAATATATATCAAATGACTTATGAGCAAGTCGCAAGATTTGATTGTGGATCCAGAGGTAATCGCCGATTTCCAGAACAACAGAAAATGTCAGTAGGCAAACCATTATTGAAAGACCTGATCAATACGGTAGAAAAATACTTGACTGATCATAACCTACCGAAGCTTAGCTATAATATCGAAATCAAAAGCTCAGAAAAGGGAGATAATGAGTTTCATCCTGGTGTAGGTGAGTTTTCCCAGCTGGTCTATGCCCTAACCACAGGAATGTTGCCGAAAGATCGGTTTACAATTCAAAGTTTTGATTTTAGAGTACTTAATCATTGGCATGAAGCTTATCCCGATATTACTTTGGTTGCCTTAATTGAAAACACTAAGGGCGTAGAGTCAAACTTGAAGGCTTTAGGGTTCATTCCCGACATTTACAGTCCCAATTATCGCCTACTCAGTAAGAAAGCCGTTGAATTGTGTCATCAGAAGGGTATGAAAGTAGTACCATGGACGGTAAACACATTGGCAGTAATGAAGCGTCTTGTGGCGATGGGGGTTGATGGTCTAATAACAGATTACCCTGATCGAGCCAAAGGCCTATGA